In the genome of Silurus meridionalis isolate SWU-2019-XX chromosome 17, ASM1480568v1, whole genome shotgun sequence, the window GTACAAAAAAGGCATGTAAGCAGCTTATGGTAATGAAGCGATTTAATGTGTGTGGTACTGAAGACACGGGTGTGCGAGTACGAGTGTGAGttgagtccaggttgtacagatcagtcacacagttgtgtgtgtgtgtgtgtgtgtgtgtgtgtgtgtgtgtgtgtgtgtgtgtgtgtgtgtgtgtgtgagttcagttctgtgttgagaagcctgatgacTTGAGGGAAGAAACATTTCGGTCCGTttgaatttaaaaagaaaagctttgACACATACGTATATTTCATTAACTAGAAATTGATAAAAGTATGACATTTTAGATTAAATcatcaataaaaaagaagatAGAAAATAATGAACTGCATGATCGTATCGGTGACTCatctttattgatttattaaaacagttttccctgttgtgttttattcctcagaTGTTTAATAGGCTTTTATATGTGAGGATTTGTATAGCATTTACAGTAAATAGTGTGTTTGTAgtgtaaatattgttttttatgtacCAGGTAACATCGAGTGTGTGCGGCTTATGATAGCCAAAGGAGCACTGATGGAGGCTCATGACTGCCACTTTGGGACTCCTCTTCACGTGGCTTGTGCTCGGCAGCATCTAGAATGTGTCAGGGTTCTACTAAATGCAGGTGAAGGCTTTGCTTTTCAAGAGACTGAGCTGGTAGAATTATTTACTTTGTTCAATGATCTCCTTCCTATGTATGATTCACATggcttttttaacatttttatctaATCTAAaggtgcaaatgtaaatgctgcaAAGATTCATGAGACGGCCCTTCACCATGCCGCTAAAGCAAACAATCTGGAGATGATCGAGCTTTTGGTCGAATTTGGGGGTAACGTGTTCGCCAGAGACAACCTCGGGAAAAAGCCCATTCATTACTGTAGCCCTGGCTCAGCTGCAGCCCTCTGCCTCAACTTCTACGAAAGTATGTTTTATTACGTAGGTGAAGAATGCTATTTTAAATTTGTtgtgttgcagcctgatactacaatcattcAGATTGATTTTGTTTATGAATCTGCGATCAGTACCCCTATAATGCCAGAGTGGAAACagaattctttttaaattaaaaaaaaagaaaaaagaaatcttacGTGTACATAAGCATTTAGACACTTAAACACTTTTCtggctgagatgtttctacaccttgtcGACCTGTGGAAAGGTTTATTGAtttgacatgatttggaaatgcACACACCTATCTACACAAGGGCTGACATATCAGATTAAAAACCAAggcatgaggtcaaaggaactgcctgatgcatggcacagatctggggaaggctacaaaaaattGCTTCTGCACTGAAGAGCACAGAAgcctccataattctcaaatggaaAAATTGTGGCACAAGCAGGATCCTTCCAAGAGTTGGTCGCCCAGACAATCTAAGCAActggggagaagggccttattAAGAGAAGTGTCCAAGAACCCAGTGGTCACTCTGAATGAGCTTTAAATACCGTGAGTGGAGATCTGGCAACATTCTagaaggacaaccatcactgaaGCCCCCAACCAATTTGGGCCAGAGTGGTTAAACAGAAGCCTCTCCTCAAAGCAAAACCAATAAAAGCTTGCTTGGAGATTGGCAACAGAcccctgaaggactctcagaatgtgtggaacaagattctctggtgtgatgaaaccaagattgaaTTGTTGAGCCTTAATTCTAAACATTATGTTTTGATGAAATCAGAAAAACAACAGTTTTTGAGAAACTGAGTAAAGACCAGCTCAGTCCGGTGACCATCAGGtgaatatatactatatatactatagcGCATAATGTGCAAGAAGCAAGATTTAGACATTCTGGAACGAATGAAGTTTGACTTGCAGTGTGAACAAGACAGTAAAAttcagtttgtgtgtatgtttcgtgtgtgtttgtgtaggggAGCCGCCCAGTCTACAGCAGTTATGCAGGGTTGCACTCAGAAGTATTTTGGGAAAACGGGTGCTGGAGGCGGTGCCACGGCTGGGTCTGCCCAATCGGATGATCTGCTACCTCACTTATACGCCCACTCCGTTACCTGAGCTCCTGCCCTGCACGTACACCGATACCAGCCATGCGCCTGGAGAGTAAGGAGAACCGCATAATTACTCATGTCTG includes:
- the asb13b gene encoding ankyrin repeat and SOCS box protein 13 isoform X1 codes for the protein MDMHTRPTLFSEIAHGLGFWTDRSEVHEAAAHGRAAELQRLIKNGAMVNIMAVDSITPLHEACIQGQTQCVQLLLEAGAHVNARNIDGSTPLCDACAAGNLECVKLLLEYGATVNPPLFTFSPLHEACMGGNIECVRLMIAKGALMEAHDCHFGTPLHVACARQHLECVRVLLNAGANVNAAKIHETALHHAAKANNLEMIELLVEFGGNVFARDNLGKKPIHYCSPGSAAALCLNFYEREPPSLQQLCRVALRSILGKRVLEAVPRLGLPNRMICYLTYTPTPLPELLPCTYTDTSHAPGEKMFH
- the asb13b gene encoding ankyrin repeat and SOCS box protein 13 isoform X2, which encodes MDMHTRPTLFSEIAHGLGFWTDRSEVHEAAAHGRAAELQRLIKNGAMVNIMAVDSITPLHEACIQGQTQCVQLLLEAGAHVNARNIDGSTPLCDACAAGNLECVKLLLEYGATVNPPLFTFSPLHEACMGGNIECVRLMIAKGALMEAHDCHFGTPLHVACARQHLECVRVLLNAGANVNAAKIHETALHHAAKANNLEMIELLVEFGGNVFARDNLGKKPIHYCSPGSAAALCLNFYESMFYYGSRPVYSSYAGLHSEVFWENGCWRRCHGWVCPIG